From Dechloromonas sp. A34:
CCTGAATTGTGGCCGGAACGACCGTAACGCGACCGGGTAATTGCGCGATAGCATAGATCGGGCAACCGGGGATACCCGGCAAAAGTTACAACCGGGGAGAGACCATGAGATATCTGCCCATCAGTATCAGTTCCCCCGCCGCATCGCAACTCCCATTAATTCGCGATCTTGCAAAAATAAGTCGGGCGATCCGGATATGTGAGTTCAGACACGATTAATTCTAGGTCAAATATGGGGTTAATGATCAGTTTGCATCAACAGCGCGAACTCTCGCCAAGAATCGATCCAATAAGAACTTCGTCGTCGTATCGTTAGCCAACTCGAATCGACTTCGCAACAGATCTTCAAAATTTATCGATATGCCATCTTTTTCTCCCAGGCATGCCATTGCCCATTTGCTAAACATGGGGAACATAATGGGAACGGCGTGTAAGAGGGTGACGTGGCTATGACGTTTGTCTTCTGAAATCCTAAGATAGCACCTGAGCAGAACTTCCTCCGGGCCTTCAAGCACCTGAAGAAAATAGCCAAACGAATAGATTAGGATCCCGGTCATGCCGTGTTCTGAATTGAAAGCTCTTGCCTTCTTTAATACATGTTGAAGATCATCTTCAGAAATTGCTTTTTCCGCTTTGCTCAGATAGACAATTCTCAGAAGATTTCCGCATGTTAATGAGGATTCCGTTTCCACCGTGAAGCCCTCAACTGAACTGTTAATAGCGGAAATAATAGCCCTAGTTTCACTGTGCAGTTCAATTTATGACGTCCCCCAGCGTTGATTCTGGGCCGCTGAGGTCGATCTTCCGGCGACCACAGCGCCAACTTTGGCTATCCAGCGGGAACCGATGCAGGATATGCGAACGGCAGCAATGCAACTGACGCTCACCCGGCACGCCCTTGATGGCCGATAAAGCCGAGTTGTGCGAATAGGCCAAACGGCATGTCTCCGAGCACAGCCGCCGTTCCAACGGCACCAATTTGGCCAGGGCGAATTTCCGCTACTGGCCGAAAGGTCCCAACCAATAGCGTATCTAAACCAGCCGTTTCGCGGCTTGGCCGACCCGAATTGGCTGTCATTCAATGGGCTACTTCAATCGAAAACCCGCCAGCGCAAATGACGATCAGTCCAGATGCTTCTCGGCCAGGAATCTGGACATTAGATCGGCAATCTGCACATTGTTGAGATCCGAGAACGGGAAGTGGGTATTGCCGCGAATGCCGATCTCCGGCAGATGCACGACCTTCGCATCGCCGCCGTGGCGATTGATGGCTTCCGCCCAGAGTTTGGCCATGGCGAGGCGCGCACGCCAGCCGTCCTGGCCAGGATTGGCCGTCGGCTCCGCGGGAATGAAATCGCCGTAATAGATGATGATCGGAATCCTGGTCAGCTTGGCGAACTCCGAGCGGCGCACCGCCACGGGCTCCAGCGCACCGGCGGAGCTTGTCATGGCCGGCGGCAGCTCGCCCTCGGGAAAGACAAAACCGCTGCCGGGCTCGTACGAGACGATGGCGCGAATGCGCGGATTCTTCATGGCGGCCAGCCATCCCATGCCACAGCTGTGCGAGTGGGTGACCAGGATTCCCGGGCCAATCCTGTCGAACAAGGCGGAGACCGCATCGCTGCTCACCTTGACGTCAATGGGGCCCGTATCCGGGGTCATGGAACGGAAATACTGCTCCAGCGCCTCTTTGGAACGCGAGAACTGCACGCCAGGGAAATAGTCGGGCCAGACTCCGACCCGGAAGGTGTTGAACCAGCGTTGTTCATCGGGCGTGGCGCTGACCGTCCCACCCATCGTGCCTCGCCCGGCCGCGCCACGACGTGGCTGGTCGATCAGGTAGGTGGCGAATTGCCGCCGCAGGAAGATGGTCTGATAGTCTTCATGGCCATCCGGAGTCGTTTCCCATGTCTTGGAGAACTGACCGAAACCGTGCCACATCACGAGCGGCAGTTTTCTCGCATTCACCGGCACCTGGTAGAACACACGGGCATGGTCGCCGTGCAGCGTTTGCCCGCCGGAAGCCGGATTCAGCGTCTCGAAGCTGCCGAGGCTTTGACTCATCGTGCCGCCGACGGCAAAACTGCCCTGCTCCTGAATCATGAGCGGTTTCGCTTGGACTTCCGGGGCGGCGATGGCCGGCGTTGATGCGGTCATGGCAGCGAACAGCAGCGCGACCGATAGTCGAAGACCGTGCTGTGTGATGCTCATGATCGTCCTTTCACCTGAGCGATTCGCCATAAAACCGGGACAGCTTGTCGACTGCCTGATTCACGTACTGCGGTTTCCAGTAGGTTTCGATGTGCGTTGCGTCGTCGATCTTGAACAGTTCCTTGTCCTTCGTGCCGGTGGCCTTGGCGAAGGCATCCTCGGTCATATACAAGCTGTCGGCCTTGCTACCCGCGATCATCAGCAACAGCTTGTCGATCAGTTCGATCTGGTTGGTGGCGTCGAAGCGCATCAGGTCCAGCAAACTGCTCGTCGTGTATTTGAAAGTCGAGTTGGGGTCGCACCATTGCAGCGCCTTTCGCCGCGCCAGCGATGGCCGTGTCGTTCCATGGCGCGTGAGGGTTGGCGACGGCATGCAGGAGCAGTATGTCCGCCCGACCTTTTGCACCAACGACGAGGCCTTCGAACTGCGTGCCGTTGTCGCCGGCGAGGTGATCGGCCAACTTGCCATCCCCTCAGCCGCATCGTTGATTCGCTCTGGACGTCTGGTTCCGTTGTTGCTGGAACATACGGCCGACAATTACAGCCTGTTCATCTACTACGGCAGCCGCGCCGCCCAGCCGGCCCGGGTGCGCCGATTTATCGATCTAGCCGTCGAGCGACTGACCGACAGCACCGATTTCGTGCTCAGAAATGAAGAACTGGCGAGCGCACACGCCAAAGGGATGCAGCTATCGACTCAATGATGCAAATCCGCCAAGGCGCTCCTCTGCCGGAAGGGAAGCGAAGGGCGGCTTACCGCCGCATTGCCACCTGGCACCGATCGGTCCTCCGAGGGAAGCACCGGTTAAGGGTTATCCGATGCAGACGGTCAGGCCAACCGGCAGCGGACCTTGGCCCTGAACGGAACGGGTACCGAAGCGCGTAGTGAGCCACCCGGTCACTCTTGTGATTGATCGAGCCATGGCTCGTAACCCTAACTGGACAAACCCGCCACCTTGGCCCGCGCCATATGCAGTTTTTTGTAGCTGTCGATCAGGCGCTGGTGCCGGTCGAGCCCTTCCAGTTTCATGCTCGTAGGCGTCAGGCCGAAGAAGCGCACGCTGCCGTCCACTGACCCCATCACCGCATCCATCCGCGGGTTGCCAAACATCCGGCGGAAATTGACCAAGTAATCGTCGAGTTCCAGCTCGTCGTCGAGCAGCACCTCCAGCACCACATCCAGGGCCTGATAAAACAATCCGCGCTCGACCGTGTTCTCGTTGTATTGCAGGTAGGTTTTCACCTGTTCGTGCGCCGCTTCGAATTGCTGCAAGGCGAGATTGATCAACAGCTTCAACTCGAGAATCGTCAACTGACCCCATTCCGTATTCTCGTCAAACTCGACACCGATCAAGGTGATGATGTCGGTGTAATCGTCGAGTTCGCTGTCTTCCAGACGTTCAAGCAGCGCTTCCAGGCCGGCGTCCTCGAGACTGTGAAGGTTCAGGATATCGGCGCGGAAGGCCAGCGACTTATTGGTGTTATCCCAGATCAAATCTTCAATCGGATAAATTTCCGAATAACCCGGCACCAGGATGCGGCAGGCCGTTGCGCCCAGCTGGTCATACACCGCCATGTACACTTCCTTGCCCATGGCTTCGAGAATGCCGAACAAGGCGGCAGCCTCCTCGGCATTGGATTCCTCACCCTGACCGGAAAAGTCCCACTCGACAAAATCGAAATCGGCTTTGGCGCTGAAAAAGCGCCACGACACCACGCCGCTGGAGTCGATAAAGTGTTCGACGAAGTTGTTCGGCTCGGTGACGGCGTTACTTTCAAAGGTCGGCCGCGGCAGATCGTTCAGGCCCTCAAAACTGCGCCCCTGCAGCAACTCGGTCAGACTGCGCTCCAGCGCCACCTCCAGGCTCGGGTGTGCGCCGAACGACGCAAACACACCACCGGTACGCGGATTCATCAAGGTGACGCACATCACGGGGAACTCGCCGCCCAGCGAGGCATCCTTAACCAACACCGGAAAGCCCTGCTTTTCCAGCTCCTCGATACCGGCCAGAATGCCGGGATACTTCGCCAGCACGTCCTGCGGCACATCCGGCAGCGCGATTTCGCCTTCGAGGATTTCGCGTTTGACCGCCCGCTCGAAAATTTCCGACAAGCACTGCACCTGCGCTTCGGCCAGCGTGTTGCCGGCGCTCATGCCATTGCTGAGGAACAGGTTGTCGATCAGGTTGGTCGGGAAATACACCACCTCGCCGTCCGACTGGCGGACATAGGGCAGCGTACAGATGCCGCGCTGCACATTGCCGGAATTGGTGTCATACAGATGCGAGGCGCGCAGCTCGCCATCGGGGTTGTAAATTCCCAGGCAGTATTCGTCGAGAATCCCGGCCGGCAGCGCATCCTTGCGACCCGGCTTGAACCAGCGCTCGTTCGGGTAATGCACAAATGCCGCATTGGCGATGTCTTCGCCCCAGAACTGGTCGTTGTAGAAGTGATTGCAACTCGCCCGCTCGATGAACTCGCCCAGGGCCGACGCCAGCGCGCTTTCCTTGGTCGCGCCCTTGCCATTGGTGAAGCACATCGGCGAATGCGCATCGCGGATATGCAGCGACCAGACGTTGGGTACCAGGTTGCGCCACGAGGCGATTTCGATCTTCATGCCCAGGCCCGCCAAAAGGCCGGACATGTTGGCGATGGTTTGCTCCAGCGGCAGATCCTTGCCGGCGATATAGGTGCTGGTTTCCGAATCCGGATTCAGTGTCAGCAAGGCCTGCGCATCGGCGTCCAGATTTTCCACCTCCTCGATCACGAACTCGGGCCCGGTCTGCACCACCTTTTTGACGGTACACCGGTCGATGGAACGCAGGATGCCCTGCCGATCCTTGGCCGAGATATCCGCCGGCAACTCGACCTGGATCTTGAAAATTTGCTGGTAGCGGTTTTCCGGATCGACGATGTTGTTCTGCGACAGCCGGATGTGCTCGGTCGGGATGTTGCGCGTGTCGCAGTACAACTTCACGAAGTAAGCCGCACACAAAGCCGATGAAGCCAGGAAATAATCGAACGGCCCCGGCGCCGAGCCATCGCCCTTGTAGCGGATTGGCTGGTCGGCGATGACCGTG
This genomic window contains:
- a CDS encoding BLUF domain-containing protein, producing METESSLTCGNLLRIVYLSKAEKAISEDDLQHVLKKARAFNSEHGMTGILIYSFGYFLQVLEGPEEVLLRCYLRISEDKRHSHVTLLHAVPIMFPMFSKWAMACLGEKDGISINFEDLLRSRFELANDTTTKFLLDRFLARVRAVDAN
- a CDS encoding alpha/beta hydrolase; its protein translation is MSITQHGLRLSVALLFAAMTASTPAIAAPEVQAKPLMIQEQGSFAVGGTMSQSLGSFETLNPASGGQTLHGDHARVFYQVPVNARKLPLVMWHGFGQFSKTWETTPDGHEDYQTIFLRRQFATYLIDQPRRGAAGRGTMGGTVSATPDEQRWFNTFRVGVWPDYFPGVQFSRSKEALEQYFRSMTPDTGPIDVKVSSDAVSALFDRIGPGILVTHSHSCGMGWLAAMKNPRIRAIVSYEPGSGFVFPEGELPPAMTSSAGALEPVAVRRSEFAKLTRIPIIIYYGDFIPAEPTANPGQDGWRARLAMAKLWAEAINRHGGDAKVVHLPEIGIRGNTHFPFSDLNNVQIADLMSRFLAEKHLD
- a CDS encoding alpha/beta hydrolase, translating into MPSPTLTRHGTTRPSLARRKALQWCDPNSTFKYTTSSLLDLMRFDATNQIELIDKLLLMIAGSKADSLYMTEDAFAKATGTKDKELFKIDDATHIETYWKPQYVNQAVDKLSRFYGESLR
- a CDS encoding LysR substrate-binding domain-containing protein produces the protein MQEQYVRPTFCTNDEAFELRAVVAGEVIGQLAIPSAASLIRSGRLVPLLLEHTADNYSLFIYYGSRAAQPARVRRFIDLAVERLTDSTDFVLRNEELASAHAKGMQLSTQ
- a CDS encoding OsmC domain/YcaO domain-containing protein gives rise to the protein MEIKVNFLDKLRLEAKFDDFTVIADQPIRYKGDGSAPGPFDYFLASSALCAAYFVKLYCDTRNIPTEHIRLSQNNIVDPENRYQQIFKIQVELPADISAKDRQGILRSIDRCTVKKVVQTGPEFVIEEVENLDADAQALLTLNPDSETSTYIAGKDLPLEQTIANMSGLLAGLGMKIEIASWRNLVPNVWSLHIRDAHSPMCFTNGKGATKESALASALGEFIERASCNHFYNDQFWGEDIANAAFVHYPNERWFKPGRKDALPAGILDEYCLGIYNPDGELRASHLYDTNSGNVQRGICTLPYVRQSDGEVVYFPTNLIDNLFLSNGMSAGNTLAEAQVQCLSEIFERAVKREILEGEIALPDVPQDVLAKYPGILAGIEELEKQGFPVLVKDASLGGEFPVMCVTLMNPRTGGVFASFGAHPSLEVALERSLTELLQGRSFEGLNDLPRPTFESNAVTEPNNFVEHFIDSSGVVSWRFFSAKADFDFVEWDFSGQGEESNAEEAAALFGILEAMGKEVYMAVYDQLGATACRILVPGYSEIYPIEDLIWDNTNKSLAFRADILNLHSLEDAGLEALLERLEDSELDDYTDIITLIGVEFDENTEWGQLTILELKLLINLALQQFEAAHEQVKTYLQYNENTVERGLFYQALDVVLEVLLDDELELDDYLVNFRRMFGNPRMDAVMGSVDGSVRFFGLTPTSMKLEGLDRHQRLIDSYKKLHMARAKVAGLSS